The following coding sequences lie in one Candidatus Methylomirabilota bacterium genomic window:
- a CDS encoding aconitate hydratase, with amino-acid sequence MPQSVVQKLVAGHLTAGEAVAGCEIGLRIDQVLLTDTNGTMAWLQFEAMGFSRVQAPTVVTYADHNVYQFDSRNTDDHRYLATVSRHYGGHYSKPGNGICHQVHLETFGAPGLALLGSDSHTPLCGALGMLAIGAGGLDVACAMGGAPYFLSMPQVVRVVLKGRLRPWVTAKDVILELLRRLTVRGGFGKIFEYAGPGVGTLTVPQRATIANMGAELGLTTSVFPSDDVTRSYLARLGREAEWQPLAPDPEARYDETIEVDLGALEPLVALPGSPDHVVPVGDVEGTTIDQVLVGSCTNGSWEDMYVVAEILRGRRVHPDVSFVLFPASQQILETMARKGLVADLIAAGAVVSESTCGACPGIGHVPASGSKSLRAFNRNFPGRSGVKDDEVYLCSSQTASVSALRGVITDPRRLGRAPEVVFPPRFAPATAGLIPPATDGAAAAVIKGPNIREVPIGQPVGDEVAGSVLIRVGDKVSTDDILPAGAQILVFRSNIPAIAEFLFKHVDPEFPARARAAGTGFIVAGQTYGQGSSREHAAIAPMYLGVRGVLAKTFARIHRANLINWGILPLEFADPADYDTIVPGHRLRIRGITAGLAEGRLTVEDETTGRQVAVRCVLTDREREILLAGGRLRHTVQQGAGAHPRLPRASTEAGADAPRSPRGPA; translated from the coding sequence ATGCCGCAGAGCGTCGTCCAGAAGCTCGTGGCCGGGCACCTGACGGCCGGGGAGGCGGTTGCCGGCTGCGAGATCGGGCTGCGGATCGATCAGGTCCTCCTCACCGACACCAACGGCACGATGGCCTGGCTCCAATTCGAAGCCATGGGCTTCTCGCGGGTCCAGGCGCCCACGGTCGTCACGTACGCGGATCACAACGTGTACCAGTTCGACTCCCGCAACACCGACGATCACCGCTATCTGGCGACCGTCTCACGCCACTACGGCGGTCACTACTCGAAGCCGGGAAACGGCATCTGTCACCAGGTCCACCTGGAAACGTTCGGAGCACCCGGCCTCGCCCTGCTCGGCTCGGACAGCCACACGCCGCTCTGCGGCGCGCTCGGCATGCTCGCGATCGGCGCCGGCGGCCTCGACGTCGCGTGCGCCATGGGCGGGGCTCCCTATTTCTTGTCGATGCCACAGGTCGTGCGGGTCGTCCTCAAGGGTCGCCTCCGGCCCTGGGTCACCGCGAAGGACGTCATCCTCGAGCTGCTGCGACGGCTCACGGTGCGCGGCGGATTCGGCAAGATCTTCGAGTATGCCGGCCCGGGCGTCGGCACGCTCACGGTGCCGCAGCGGGCGACGATCGCCAACATGGGCGCCGAGCTCGGGCTCACGACGTCCGTCTTCCCGTCCGACGACGTGACGCGCAGCTACCTCGCCCGGCTCGGACGTGAGGCCGAGTGGCAGCCCCTCGCGCCGGATCCCGAGGCCCGGTACGACGAGACGATCGAGGTGGACCTGGGGGCGCTCGAGCCGCTGGTCGCGCTCCCGGGCTCGCCCGACCACGTGGTGCCCGTGGGTGACGTCGAGGGCACGACGATCGACCAGGTGCTGGTCGGATCCTGCACCAACGGCTCGTGGGAAGACATGTACGTGGTGGCCGAGATCCTGCGCGGGCGGCGGGTCCACCCCGACGTCTCGTTCGTCCTCTTCCCGGCGAGCCAGCAGATCCTCGAGACGATGGCGCGCAAGGGCCTCGTGGCCGACCTCATCGCCGCCGGCGCGGTCGTCTCCGAGTCGACCTGCGGGGCGTGCCCCGGGATCGGGCACGTGCCGGCCTCGGGCTCGAAGAGCCTCCGCGCCTTCAACCGGAACTTCCCGGGCCGAAGCGGCGTCAAGGACGATGAGGTCTACCTCTGCTCGTCCCAGACGGCGTCCGTCTCGGCGCTCCGCGGCGTCATCACGGATCCGCGACGGCTCGGCCGGGCCCCCGAGGTCGTCTTCCCGCCACGCTTCGCGCCGGCGACGGCGGGGCTCATCCCCCCGGCCACCGACGGAGCCGCCGCCGCCGTCATCAAGGGCCCGAACATCCGCGAGGTCCCCATCGGCCAGCCGGTCGGCGACGAGGTGGCCGGGTCCGTCCTGATCAGGGTCGGCGACAAGGTCTCGACCGACGACATCCTGCCGGCCGGCGCCCAGATCCTGGTCTTCCGGTCGAATATTCCCGCCATCGCGGAGTTCCTGTTCAAGCACGTCGATCCCGAGTTTCCGGCCCGCGCCCGGGCCGCCGGCACCGGCTTCATCGTGGCCGGGCAGACCTACGGCCAGGGCTCGTCGCGCGAGCACGCCGCGATCGCCCCGATGTACCTCGGGGTGCGGGGGGTCCTGGCCAAGACCTTTGCCCGGATCCACCGCGCGAACCTGATCAACTGGGGCATCCTGCCGCTGGAGTTCGCCGATCCCGCGGACTACGACACGATCGTGCCCGGCCACCGGCTGCGAATCCGCGGGATCACGGCCGGGCTCGCCGAGGGGAGGCTCACGGTGGAGGACGAGACCACCGGCCGCCAGGTCGCGGTGCGCTGCGTCCTCACCGACCGGGAGCGGGAGATCCTCCTGGCCGGCGGGCGGCTCCGCCATACCGTCCAGCAGGGCGCCGGGGCTCACCCGCGTCTTCCCCGGGCCTCCACCGAGGCGGGGGCCGACGCTCCTCGATCACCGCGTGGCCCAGCGTAG
- a CDS encoding citrate/2-methylcitrate synthase, whose amino-acid sequence MPSEAGLIRGLEGVVAAATRLCDLDGAQGRLAYNGYDIADLARHAQFEEVVWLLWHGELPTPAELHGLRTELTEARPLSPLLLRVFRLLPKEMHPMRVLQAALALLGALDPDGEDNSAEANRRKAVRLVAQMATVTAAFHRVRQGKRPVPLRPELSHAANFLYMVAGRKPKAVNVRAFDAALVLYAEHEFNASTFTARVVASTLADMHSAVSGALGALKGPLHGGAGEAVMRTLEEIGTPDRAETFTRQALAEKRRLMGFGHRVYKAGDPRAAILRGLAEKACRQSGEGVWFETAGRLHEAVNREKGLIPNVDFYSAPLFRALGLPVDLFVPVIAVSRVAGWTANILEQHADNRLIRPRAEYVGTPPRPFRPLAARS is encoded by the coding sequence ATGCCGAGCGAAGCCGGACTCATCAGAGGGCTGGAGGGGGTCGTCGCGGCCGCCACCCGGCTCTGTGATCTCGACGGCGCCCAGGGGCGCCTCGCCTACAACGGCTACGACATCGCCGACCTGGCGCGTCACGCGCAGTTCGAGGAAGTGGTGTGGCTGCTCTGGCACGGGGAGCTTCCGACCCCCGCCGAGCTGCACGGTCTCCGGACGGAGCTCACCGAGGCGCGGCCCCTGTCTCCCCTCCTCCTCCGGGTCTTCCGTCTGCTCCCGAAGGAGATGCACCCCATGCGGGTCCTCCAGGCGGCGCTGGCCCTCCTGGGGGCGCTCGACCCCGATGGCGAAGACAATTCGGCCGAGGCCAACCGGCGGAAAGCCGTCCGGCTCGTGGCCCAGATGGCGACGGTGACGGCGGCCTTTCATCGAGTGCGCCAGGGCAAGCGTCCGGTCCCGCTTCGCCCCGAGCTTTCCCACGCGGCGAACTTCCTCTACATGGTCGCCGGCCGCAAGCCCAAGGCGGTCAATGTCCGGGCCTTCGACGCGGCGCTGGTCCTCTACGCCGAGCACGAGTTCAACGCGTCCACCTTCACGGCGCGGGTGGTCGCCTCGACGCTGGCGGACATGCACTCGGCGGTGTCCGGCGCGCTCGGCGCCCTCAAGGGCCCGCTCCATGGCGGCGCCGGCGAGGCCGTCATGCGCACCCTCGAGGAGATCGGGACGCCGGACCGGGCCGAGACCTTCACGCGGCAGGCCCTCGCCGAGAAGCGGCGGCTGATGGGATTCGGCCATCGGGTCTACAAGGCGGGCGACCCTCGGGCCGCGATCCTCCGCGGGTTGGCCGAGAAGGCGTGCCGGCAGTCGGGCGAGGGCGTCTGGTTCGAAACGGCCGGGCGCCTGCACGAGGCCGTCAACCGGGAGAAGGGACTCATCCCCAACGTGGACTTCTATTCGGCTCCGCTCTTCCGGGCGCTCGGACTCCCGGTGGATCTGTTCGTCCCCGTCATCGCCGTCTCCCGGGTGGCGGGCTGGACCGCCAACATCCTGGAGCAGCACGCCGACAACCGCCTCATCCGGCCTCGCGCCGAGTACGTGGGGACGCCGCCGCGCCCGTTCCGGCCGCTGGCGGCCCGGAGCTGA
- a CDS encoding response regulator, which produces MAERRGQATAEILTIRDVAAYLKLPVSTVYRLAERRELPGHKVGRQWRFHKSILDDWFRQHAANLRVTILVVDDEDVTRQFIASALQTAQRHVLTAASGEEALEIAKQTDLDVALLDLIMPGISGVETFRQLHALRPELPVVIVTGYPDSELMSKALEIGPFTMINKPIDLSHLQKVVDVIVGA; this is translated from the coding sequence ATGGCTGAGCGCCGGGGCCAAGCGACGGCCGAGATCCTGACGATCCGCGACGTTGCCGCCTATTTGAAGCTACCCGTCTCCACCGTGTACCGGTTGGCGGAGCGCCGCGAGCTCCCGGGCCACAAGGTGGGACGGCAGTGGCGATTCCACAAGTCCATCCTGGATGACTGGTTCCGCCAGCATGCGGCGAACCTTCGGGTGACCATCCTGGTCGTGGACGACGAGGACGTGACCCGGCAGTTCATCGCTTCGGCCCTCCAGACCGCCCAGCGCCACGTGCTCACGGCGGCCAGCGGCGAGGAGGCGCTCGAGATCGCCAAGCAGACCGACCTCGACGTGGCCCTCCTCGACCTCATCATGCCGGGGATCAGCGGCGTCGAGACGTTCCGGCAGCTCCACGCCCTTCGCCCCGAGTTGCCCGTCGTCATCGTGACCGGCTACCCCGACTCGGAGCTCATGTCGAAGGCGCTCGAGATCGGGCCGTTCACGATGATCAACAAACCCATCGACCTCAGCCATCTCCAGAAGGTCGTCGACGTGATCGTGGGAGCCTGA